Proteins encoded by one window of Paenibacillus urinalis:
- a CDS encoding oligosaccharide flippase family protein: protein MLVKHSIIYLFSRGVPSLINFCSILIYTRMLSPDSYGTYALVIALMNIFNIVFFQWLRSSVLRFMPNNKDENKNNEIFNQTILFGFSFSLLISGIFLLIISNFMKDFNFLIMILALINIWILAWYEINQTVFRANLEPIRYGIITLIKVSLSLLISVALIYFGLGVVGLLIGIFLGTLFSIIGATKSVWKINKNFRIDKSLLTKFLRYGLPLTLTFSMAFLIQFSDRFIISALIGTPEAGYYSVASDFSNQTIAMLMMIVNLGAMPIAIRKLELEGVEAARQQLAQNLILMLVIAMPVVIGGILLSDSIAYLLFSGEYAVSVSMLIPYLLIATLIQGLKAYYFDQSFQLGNKTTIQIVPVLVGALTSIILNFILIPMHGIIGAAFSSIISYTLSLLITYFLGKNIFKLPIPIRDSIGIIISALIMAIVIMPFRHNDKLITLLFVIVLGAMVYFLSLYLLNVYSIRNKLKIILKNKRTESKQIT, encoded by the coding sequence ATGTTAGTGAAACATTCCATAATTTATTTGTTTTCTAGAGGTGTTCCCAGTCTAATAAATTTTTGTTCAATTCTTATTTATACACGTATGCTTTCTCCTGATTCATATGGGACATATGCATTAGTAATAGCTTTAATGAATATCTTTAATATCGTATTCTTTCAATGGCTTAGAAGTTCGGTTCTTCGATTCATGCCAAATAATAAGGATGAAAATAAGAATAACGAAATATTTAATCAAACTATTTTATTTGGCTTTAGTTTCTCTTTATTAATATCTGGAATATTTCTTTTGATAATTTCAAATTTCATGAAGGATTTCAATTTTTTGATTATGATTCTTGCACTAATAAATATATGGATATTAGCGTGGTATGAAATCAATCAAACAGTATTTAGAGCAAATCTTGAGCCTATAAGATATGGAATTATTACATTAATAAAAGTTAGTTTAAGCTTATTGATTAGTGTTGCATTGATTTATTTTGGTTTAGGAGTTGTTGGTTTACTCATAGGTATATTTCTGGGAACTTTATTTTCAATCATAGGTGCAACTAAATCTGTTTGGAAAATAAATAAAAACTTCAGAATTGATAAATCTTTATTAACCAAGTTTCTAAGATACGGACTTCCATTAACACTTACATTCTCGATGGCTTTTTTAATACAGTTTTCTGATCGCTTTATTATAAGCGCATTAATAGGGACTCCAGAGGCTGGTTATTATTCTGTTGCTTCTGATTTCTCTAATCAAACTATTGCTATGTTAATGATGATTGTGAATCTTGGAGCAATGCCAATAGCTATTAGAAAATTAGAACTTGAAGGAGTTGAGGCTGCACGTCAACAACTAGCACAGAATCTTATACTAATGTTAGTAATTGCAATGCCTGTAGTGATTGGTGGAATTCTTTTATCAGATAGCATAGCTTATTTGCTATTCTCTGGAGAATATGCCGTTTCAGTTTCTATGTTAATTCCCTATCTTTTGATAGCAACATTAATTCAAGGATTAAAGGCTTATTATTTTGATCAGTCATTTCAACTAGGCAATAAGACCACTATTCAAATAGTACCAGTTCTAGTTGGTGCGCTTACAAGTATAATATTAAATTTTATATTAATACCTATGCATGGAATAATTGGAGCAGCATTTTCTTCAATAATTTCATATACTCTTTCATTGTTAATTACTTATTTCTTAGGGAAGAATATTTTTAAACTACCTATCCCCATTAGAGATTCAATCGGAATAATAATTTCTGCATTAATTATGGCTATAGTAATTATGCCATTCCGCCATAACGATAAATTAATTACATTATTATTTGTGATCGTCTTAGGCGCTATGGTTTATTTTCTGTCCCTATATTTATTAAATGTTTATAGTATTAGAAACAAATTAAAGATAATTTTGAAAAATAAGAGAACTGAAAGTAAACAAATCACTTAA
- a CDS encoding sugar phosphate nucleotidyltransferase gives MKGIILAGGTGSRLYPLTKVTNKHLLPVGKYPMIYHSIFKLKEADINDILIVTGRDHMGDVVNLLGSGYEFGVTFSYKVQDQAGGIAQALGLAENFAKGESMVVILGDNVFSDSLTEYVNNFKKQGTGAKVLLQQVLDPERYGVAELDGNTITSIEEKPKSPKSPYAVTGVYMYDTDVFDIISTLKPSGRGELEITDVNNAYIEKGMLTYDILSGWWTDAGTHDSLAYANELMSKEELDLTFGKAVASK, from the coding sequence ATGAAAGGAATAATCTTAGCTGGTGGAACAGGGTCAAGATTGTACCCACTTACAAAGGTAACGAACAAACATTTACTTCCCGTTGGTAAATATCCAATGATTTATCATTCAATTTTCAAATTAAAAGAAGCTGATATTAACGACATCCTCATTGTCACTGGACGTGACCATATGGGCGATGTCGTTAATTTATTAGGCAGTGGTTATGAGTTTGGTGTTACGTTCTCTTATAAGGTGCAGGACCAAGCTGGTGGAATAGCTCAGGCATTAGGATTAGCAGAAAATTTTGCTAAAGGTGAATCTATGGTTGTTATTCTTGGAGATAATGTCTTTTCTGATTCATTAACAGAGTATGTCAATAACTTTAAGAAGCAGGGAACAGGTGCGAAGGTGTTATTGCAACAAGTACTAGATCCAGAACGCTATGGAGTTGCTGAACTTGATGGCAATACAATAACATCAATTGAGGAAAAACCTAAATCTCCGAAAAGTCCTTATGCAGTAACTGGAGTGTATATGTATGATACAGATGTTTTTGACATAATCAGCACTTTAAAACCTTCTGGTCGTGGTGAATTAGAAATAACAGATGTAAATAATGCATATATTGAGAAAGGCATGTTGACCTACGATATACTCTCTGGTTGGTGGACTGACGCTGGTACACATGATTCTCTAGCATATGCGAATGAGTTGATGAGTAAAGAAGAACTTGACTTAACATTCGGTAAAGCTGTTGCATCCAAATAA
- the rfbC gene encoding dTDP-4-dehydrorhamnose 3,5-epimerase, which produces MNIIQTKIPDVLIIETPVFGDNRGFFMESYNKQVFSKAGIEHDFIQDNHSYSAEAGTLRGLHYQLSPAAQTKLVRVLAGAIYDVAVDIRKNSATYGEWVAVILSESNKRQLLIPKGFAHGFCTISPHTQVAYKVDSLYSKENDRGILWSDHELGIDWPSTDVILSDKDQLHPTFKEADNDF; this is translated from the coding sequence TTGAATATCATTCAGACAAAAATACCTGATGTTCTAATCATTGAAACCCCGGTGTTTGGTGACAACCGGGGTTTTTTCATGGAGTCCTATAACAAGCAAGTTTTTAGTAAAGCAGGAATTGAGCATGATTTTATTCAAGATAATCATTCTTATTCTGCAGAAGCGGGAACCTTAAGAGGTCTGCATTACCAATTAAGTCCAGCAGCTCAGACCAAACTGGTGAGGGTTTTGGCAGGAGCTATTTATGATGTTGCAGTAGATATTCGTAAAAATTCAGCTACCTACGGAGAATGGGTGGCTGTAATCTTAAGTGAAAGTAATAAAAGGCAACTGCTAATTCCCAAGGGATTTGCTCATGGTTTCTGTACGATCAGTCCTCATACTCAAGTGGCTTATAAGGTAGATTCACTTTATTCTAAAGAAAATGACAGGGGTATCTTATGGTCTGATCATGAGCTAGGCATTGATTGGCCGTCTACAGATGTAATTCTGTCGGATAAAGATCAGCTTCATCCTACATTTAAAGAAGCAGATAATGACTTTTAA
- the rfbB gene encoding dTDP-glucose 4,6-dehydratase, with product MKLLVTGGAGFIGSNFIHYMLKQHSDISIINFDKLTYAGNLENLTAIENLPNYSFVQGDICDSELVNQVIQQEKVDVIVNFAAESHVDRSISDPTIFVHTNVVGTQVLLEAARTNKVYKYIQISTDEVYGSLGETGYFTEETPISPNSPYSASKAGADLLVRSYHETFGMNVNITRCSNNYGPYHFPEKLIPLMITNALEDNQLPVYGDGLNVRDWLHVSDHAAAIDLVIRKGKPGEVYNIGGHNERRNIEIVKLILDALDKPQDLIKYVDDRQGHDRRYAIDPTKITNELGWEPKYTFDLGIQDTIEWYLNNKEWWTRIKSGVYQEYYQSQYATSLKP from the coding sequence ATGAAATTGTTAGTCACAGGCGGAGCGGGTTTTATTGGGAGTAATTTTATTCATTATATGCTGAAACAACATTCTGATATTTCTATAATTAATTTCGATAAACTTACTTATGCTGGAAATCTTGAGAATTTAACGGCTATAGAAAATCTCCCTAACTATTCATTTGTGCAGGGAGATATTTGTGATTCTGAATTAGTAAATCAAGTGATACAGCAAGAGAAGGTTGATGTTATTGTAAACTTTGCAGCTGAGTCACATGTCGATCGAAGTATTTCTGATCCAACTATATTTGTACATACGAACGTTGTCGGCACACAAGTGCTCTTAGAAGCAGCTAGAACAAACAAAGTATATAAATATATCCAAATCTCAACTGATGAAGTTTATGGGTCTTTAGGAGAAACGGGATACTTTACTGAGGAAACTCCTATATCGCCAAATAGTCCTTATTCTGCAAGTAAAGCAGGAGCGGATTTGTTAGTGCGTTCTTATCATGAAACTTTTGGAATGAATGTAAATATAACTCGTTGTTCAAATAATTATGGTCCATATCACTTCCCAGAAAAATTAATACCACTTATGATTACGAATGCTCTAGAAGATAATCAACTTCCTGTTTATGGGGATGGATTGAATGTTAGAGATTGGCTTCATGTTTCTGATCACGCAGCAGCGATAGATTTGGTGATTCGTAAAGGTAAACCAGGTGAGGTATATAATATCGGTGGGCATAATGAAAGACGGAATATTGAAATAGTGAAACTTATTCTTGATGCATTAGATAAACCACAAGATTTAATAAAGTATGTTGATGATCGTCAGGGACATGATCGGAGATACGCTATAGATCCTACAAAAATAACTAATGAATTAGGCTGGGAACCTAAATATACGTTTGACCTAGGAATTCAGGACACAATTGAATGGTATCTAAACAACAAAGAATGGTGGACCAGAATTAAATCTGGTGTATATCAAGAATACTACCAATCTCAGTATGCAACTTCTCTCAAACCATAA
- a CDS encoding UDP-glucose dehydrogenase family protein, whose protein sequence is MNITVIGTGYVGLVSGVCFSDIGNHVICVDNNPAKVEMLERGEVPIYEPGLKELIDKNKAAGRLSFTFDTQTAVQASDLIILAVGTPSLPNGEANLQYIEQAAREVALAMNGRKIVATKSTVPVGTNERIKHIISAYSQHPFSIASLPEFLREGTAIWDTMNPDRIVIGSEDQETADTLSALHAPLTDNIITTDIRSAEMIKYASNAFLATKISFINEIANICEKVGADVTRVAEGMGYDRRIGSSFLKAGIGYGGSCFPKDTQALIQIAGNVDYEFKLLKSVVEVNKDQRFNIIHKLQLALGTLTGKRIGIWGLAFKPNTDDIRDAPAIEIIQELVRAGASVYAYDPVATENFRREVDSDSIYWCNDAQSAAKDSDALCLLTEWQEFGEVDLTELARSMNRPILIDGRNVYDPEKVKEASFIYYSVGRPNADNISDSYTIAMS, encoded by the coding sequence ATGAATATTACCGTCATCGGTACCGGATATGTTGGTTTGGTATCAGGGGTTTGTTTCTCGGATATCGGTAACCATGTTATATGTGTCGATAATAACCCTGCTAAGGTCGAAATGCTGGAACGTGGTGAAGTTCCGATATATGAACCTGGGCTTAAAGAACTCATAGACAAGAACAAGGCAGCCGGAAGGCTGTCTTTTACTTTTGATACGCAAACGGCGGTTCAAGCATCGGATCTGATCATCCTGGCCGTGGGAACTCCATCATTACCAAATGGAGAAGCGAACCTGCAATATATCGAACAGGCAGCGCGTGAAGTAGCCCTTGCGATGAACGGACGCAAGATTGTAGCTACGAAGAGTACAGTGCCGGTAGGTACGAACGAACGTATCAAGCATATCATCTCTGCGTATAGTCAGCATCCATTCTCTATTGCTTCTCTGCCAGAATTCCTTAGAGAAGGCACGGCGATCTGGGATACGATGAATCCGGATCGTATCGTCATTGGTAGTGAGGATCAAGAGACGGCAGATACACTGAGTGCTCTTCATGCTCCACTCACGGATAATATCATTACCACCGATATCCGATCGGCAGAGATGATTAAGTATGCCTCGAATGCATTTCTTGCGACCAAGATCTCCTTCATTAATGAGATTGCAAATATCTGTGAGAAGGTAGGAGCCGATGTTACCCGAGTTGCAGAGGGGATGGGGTATGACCGTCGAATCGGAAGCTCCTTCTTGAAGGCAGGGATCGGATATGGAGGGTCATGCTTCCCTAAGGATACTCAGGCGCTTATTCAAATTGCGGGTAATGTGGATTATGAATTCAAGCTCTTGAAATCGGTAGTAGAGGTGAACAAGGATCAGCGGTTTAATATTATTCACAAGCTGCAGCTAGCCCTCGGTACTCTGACAGGGAAGCGGATTGGAATCTGGGGACTCGCATTTAAACCCAATACGGATGACATTCGTGATGCGCCTGCGATTGAGATCATTCAGGAACTGGTTCGTGCAGGTGCTTCGGTATACGCATATGATCCTGTAGCTACAGAAAATTTCCGGCGTGAAGTAGATAGTGACTCTATCTACTGGTGTAATGATGCTCAATCTGCTGCAAAAGACAGTGATGCCTTATGCTTGCTCACGGAATGGCAGGAGTTCGGTGAAGTGGATCTGACCGAGTTAGCCAGATCTATGAATCGTCCAATACTGATTGATGGTCGAAATGTATATGATCCTGAGAAGGTGAAGGAAGCCTCATTTATTTACTATTCTGTCGGACGTCCGAATGCGGACAATATTTCAGATTCTTATACTATAGCTATGTCCTAG
- a CDS encoding LCP family protein, with product MKRWLKISLGGVAAIVTVGVGFVWYMYASLETTANTIYEPREAVVPITDIGGGQESAPAVQPKVEKIKEIDPFSVLLLGVDERANDAGRSDTIIVLTVNPQKQSIQMFNIPRDTRTEIVGRGSVDKINHAYAFGGVNMSIQTVEQFLDVPIDYYVKLNMEGFVSVIDLLGGVKVNNPFEFNMGDKKFVEGPITLSGEEALLYSRMRYDDPRGDLGRNTRQQEIVQELMKNALQVSSVMQIQNILDEVGGNVKTDITFDEMKKFVLEYASSLKKIDTMEIQGHGQRISGIYYYIVDEQEKQRVTAAIKEHMDEAEPS from the coding sequence ATGAAGCGTTGGTTAAAGATTAGTCTCGGCGGAGTCGCTGCTATTGTCACTGTCGGAGTAGGTTTCGTGTGGTATATGTATGCTTCCCTTGAGACTACGGCGAATACAATCTATGAACCGCGTGAAGCGGTAGTACCCATTACCGATATCGGTGGGGGGCAGGAGTCTGCTCCGGCTGTACAGCCTAAGGTAGAGAAGATTAAGGAAATAGACCCCTTCTCCGTGTTGCTGCTAGGTGTGGATGAGAGAGCCAATGATGCAGGCCGCTCAGATACAATCATTGTTCTGACGGTGAATCCGCAGAAGCAATCCATTCAGATGTTCAATATTCCAAGGGATACCAGAACCGAGATTGTAGGCAGAGGTTCAGTAGATAAGATTAATCACGCGTACGCGTTCGGTGGGGTAAACATGTCTATACAGACGGTAGAACAATTCCTTGACGTTCCTATTGATTATTATGTCAAATTAAATATGGAAGGGTTCGTATCGGTTATTGACTTATTGGGTGGTGTTAAGGTAAACAATCCATTCGAATTTAATATGGGTGACAAGAAATTTGTGGAAGGGCCAATTACACTATCAGGCGAAGAAGCTCTACTCTACTCCCGTATGCGATATGATGACCCACGTGGCGACCTTGGAAGGAATACAAGACAGCAGGAGATTGTTCAAGAGCTGATGAAGAATGCACTTCAGGTATCCAGTGTTATGCAGATCCAGAACATCCTGGATGAAGTCGGGGGAAATGTGAAGACCGATATTACATTTGATGAAATGAAGAAATTTGTGTTGGAATATGCGAGTAGCCTGAAGAAGATCGACACCATGGAGATTCAGGGACATGGGCAGCGAATTAGCGGGATCTACTATTATATTGTGGATGAGCAAGAGAAACAGAGGGTGACGGCAGCGATAAAAGAGCATATGGATGAGGCAGAACCGTCTTGA
- a CDS encoding VanZ family protein: protein MSRAERRQDHKKKQRKRVLLALFLLFWILFILFMSTRTYQQQTIRPLLIQTVQKLNIDFELPDIRISYGGHTNSLRNNPYGFTEFVFRKCAHMFVYGILTLAAHMILKKRWGPTLTVYWVPLVITLLIASADEFLQRFSAGRTSSFDDVLLDLTGGCIAILLYVLFQYVRHKRKV from the coding sequence TTGAGCAGAGCTGAGCGAAGACAGGATCATAAAAAGAAGCAAAGAAAGCGGGTCCTTCTAGCCCTCTTCCTGCTATTCTGGATTCTGTTCATTCTGTTCATGTCCACTAGGACGTATCAGCAGCAGACCATTCGCCCTCTTCTCATCCAAACCGTTCAGAAGCTGAATATTGATTTCGAGTTGCCTGATATCCGAATCAGCTATGGAGGTCATACCAATTCGCTCCGCAATAATCCATACGGCTTCACGGAGTTCGTATTCCGCAAATGTGCTCACATGTTCGTGTATGGTATCTTAACGCTGGCAGCTCATATGATTCTGAAAAAGCGGTGGGGACCTACCCTTACAGTCTATTGGGTACCGTTGGTCATTACCTTACTGATTGCGAGCGCTGATGAGTTTCTGCAGCGATTCTCCGCAGGCAGGACATCCTCCTTCGATGATGTTCTGCTGGACTTGACCGGGGGCTGTATTGCTATTCTTCTATATGTATTGTTTCAGTATGTGCGGCACAAAAGGAAGGTCTAA